A region of Esox lucius isolate fEsoLuc1 chromosome 3, fEsoLuc1.pri, whole genome shotgun sequence DNA encodes the following proteins:
- the tmem70 gene encoding transmembrane protein 70, mitochondrial has product MFQHHFARGFRNCISQNCSYQLAVLRNVRPVSHACRRLPLEIQFYHLAKRSCFNYAANKVQFPSIQHMVRSFSMSPSCRSEEGKLIYSGNLGNAVRGVKMFSYASSGASLCVMPFIFLKTGVGVQSLLLKGAFCGVIGFFTFLTPILLHVITKGYVVRLYHNNDTDTYTAVTYNVLLMEKKTVFRQSEVRLPGVSKMFTTFYANNMSMLVNPMLFPIPHDYNHLMGYDQPFSFDTEDLGG; this is encoded by the exons ATGTTTCAGCATCACTTTGCACGTGGATTTCGTAATTGTATATCGCAAAATTGTAGTTATCAATTAGCTGTCCTCCGAAATGTGAGGCCTGTTTCTCACGCGTGCAGAAGGCTGCCATTGGAGATCCAGTTTTACCACCTTGCTAAAAGGTCGTGTTTCAATTATGCTGCTAACAAG GTGCAGTTTCCATCCATACAGCATATGGTCCGCAGCTTTAGTATGTCCCCCAGCTGCCGGTCTGAAGAGGGGAAGCTGATCTATTCAGGAAACCTGGGCAACGCCGTTCGTG GTGTGAAGATGTTCTCTTACGCAAGTAGCGGGGCAAGCCTCTGTGTAATGCCATTCATCTTCCTGAAGACCGGCGTTGGTGTTCAAAGTCTTTTGCTAAAAGGGGCTTTCTGTGGAGTCATCGGTTTCTTCACATTCCTGACTCCCATCCTCCTTCACGTGATCACCAAAGGCTACGTGGTCCGTTTGTACCACAACAATGACACGGACACGTACACGGCGGTCACGTACAATGTACTGCTGATGGAGAAAAAGACTGTGTTCCGTCAAAGTGAGGTCAGATTACCAGGTGTCAGCAAAATGTTCACCACGTTTTATGCTAACAATATGTCAATGCTTGTGAACCCAATGCTGTTTCCAATTCCACATGACTATAACCACCTCATGGGTTACGACCAGCCTTTCTCATTTGATACTGAAGACTTGGGTGGTTAA